One part of the Pecten maximus chromosome 1, xPecMax1.1, whole genome shotgun sequence genome encodes these proteins:
- the LOC117333061 gene encoding dual specificity mitogen-activated protein kinase kinase 4-like: protein MAAPEKPSGNQEFRKKLLIRFAPENNQPQQPQAQMPISQLDRLGYRTQRERIDVRSHMLQTTGKLQIGEKTYDFTADDLKELVEIGRGNYGYVTKMVHEVSSTVMAVKRIRSTVDEREQKQLLMDLEVVMRSNDCPFIVQFYGALFKEGDCWICMEVMDISLDKFYKYIYCVVFSSIPEDILGKITVATVKALNYLKENLKIIHRDVKPSNIMLDRKGNIKLCDFGISGQLVDSIAKSRDAGCRPYMAPERIDPRASSKGYDIRSDVWSLGITLMELATGKFPYPKWNSVFDQLTQVVQGPPPQLKGTEGKFSEDFVNFLNTCLTKDEKERPKYNKLIEHPFIKRYEELEVDVASYVCSIQDQMRDSAHETEQQYALSSS, encoded by the exons atggcggctccTGAAAAGCCAAGTGGTAATCAAG aatttcgGAAAAAGCTGCTGATCAGATTTGCACCAGAAAACAACCAGCCACAGCAGCCACAAGCACAGATGCCAATATCACAGTTGGATCGGTTAGGGTATCGGACACAGAG GGAGCGAATAGATGTTAGATCACACATGTTGCAGACAACAGGAAAATTGCAAATAGGAGAGAAG aCATATGATTTTACCGCCgatgatttaaaagaattagtTGAAATAGGACGAGGAAACTATGGTTATGTCACAAAAATGGTCCATGAGGTTAGCAGTACTGTGATGGCTGTCAAG CGGATACGTTCAACAGTAGATGAACGAGAACAGAAACAACTGTTGATGGATCTGGAAGTTGTCATGCGGAGTAATGACTGCCCGTTTATTGTACAATTTTACGGAGCCCTGTTTAAAGAG ggtgattgttggatatgtaTGGAAGTGATGGACATTTCCTTAGacaaattttataaatacatttactgTGTTGTGTTCAGTTCAATACCAGAGGACATCTTAGGGAAAATTACAGTTGCA actGTAAAAGCTTTgaattatttaaaagaaaatttgaaGATTATACATAGAG ATGTAAAACCTTCCAACATTATGTTAGATCGTAAAGGCAACATCAAACTCTGTGATTTTGGTATTAGTGGACAGCTGGTGGACTCCATAGCCAAGAGTCGAGATGCTGGCTGTCGGCCATACATGGCA CCAGAGAGAATCGACCCCAGAGCCTCCAGTAAAGGTTACGACATTCGCTCTGATGTCTGGAGTCTAGGTATCACATTG ATGGAACTTGCCACTGGGAAGTTTCCGTACCCCAAGTGGAACAGTGTATTTGACCAGCTCACACAGGTGGTACAAGGCCCCCCTCCCCAACTCAAGGGCACAGAGGGCAAATTCTCGGAGGATTTTGTAAATTTCCTCAACACATG tTTAACCAAGGATGAAAAGGAGCGAccaaaatacaacaaattaaTT GAGCATCCTTTTATAAAACGTTACGAAGAGTTAGAAGTTGATGTAGCTAGTTATGTCTGTAGTATACAAGACCAAATGAGGGATAGCGCACATGAAACAGAACAACAGTATGCATTGTCTTCCTCGTGA